A genomic segment from Aegilops tauschii subsp. strangulata cultivar AL8/78 chromosome 1, Aet v6.0, whole genome shotgun sequence encodes:
- the LOC109762116 gene encoding protein tesmin/TSO1-like CXC 3 — protein MSAAVDSARKRCSCGSSKWQNLSTKCLNLKCSCFKDGVHCMRGRCKCKGCENNPYDLAYEGGKGCTCKSNKCKIMTCGCRERGARCTLECSCQGCENGKGTGGEAADKSNAGPGGQGGTISSGEAVEPSSKRPELK, from the exons ATGTCAGCTGCTGTAGATAGTGCACGGAAGAGGTGCAGCTGTGGCAGCTCCAAATGGCAGAACTTGAGCACCAAATGCCTGAACTT AAAGTGCAGTTGTTTCAAGGATGGTGTGCATTGCATGCGTGGGCGATGCAAGTGCAAGGGCTGCGAGAACAATCCGTATGACCTG GCCTATGAGGGTGGCAAGGGGTGCACGTGCAAATCCAACAAATGCAAAATCATGACCTGTGGTTGCCGGGAG CGCGGGGCCAGGTGCACCTTAGAATGCAGTTGCCAAGGGTGCGAGAATGGAAAAGGGACCGGAGGGG AAGCAGCCGATAAGTCCAATGCTGGACCAGGCGGGCAGGGAGGTACCATCAGCAGCGGCGAGGCCGTCGAACCGTCCAGCAAACGGCCAGAACTCAAG TGA